A section of the Pithys albifrons albifrons isolate INPA30051 chromosome 4, PitAlb_v1, whole genome shotgun sequence genome encodes:
- the MTSS1 gene encoding protein MTSS 1 isoform X3: MEAVIEKECSALGGLFQTIISDMKGSYPVWEDFINKAGKLQSQLRTTVVAAAAFLDAFQKVADMATNTRGGTREIGSALTRMCMRHRSIESKLRQFSSALIDCLINPLQEQMEEWKKVANQLDKDHAKEYKKARQEIKKKSSDTLKLQKKAKKGRGDIQPQLDSALQDVNDKYMLLEETEKQAVRKALIEERGRFCAFISMLRPVIEEEISMLGEITHLQTISDDLKSLTMDPHKLPSSSEQVILDLKGSDYSWSYQTPPSSPSTTMSRKSSVCSSLNSVNSSDSRSSGSHSHSPSSHYRYRSSNLPQQAPMRLSSVSSHDSGFMSQDAFQSKSPSPMPPEAPNQNSSSSASSEASETCQSVSECSSPTSVSSGSTMGAWASTDKLSNGFYHCSLSSDPSVASVGAGPFPHFPPVSRAWTRAPSALLPDYVHYYTIGPGMFPSSKIPSWKDWAKPGPYDQPMVNTLQRRKEKREPDLNGGAQSGPPVPPEEAQRPRSMTVSAATRQGEEMEACEELALALSRGLQLDTQRSSRDSLQCSSGYSTQTTTPCCSEDTIPSQVSDYDYFSVSGDQEAEQQEFDKSSTIPRNSDISQSYRRMFQTKRPASTAGLPTTLGPVIATPGVATIRRTPSTKPSVRRGTIGGGPIPIKTPVIPVKTPTVPDIPGGLPGTLAGTEECPEQSPESPAAGDGSQGVTSVPSWSGQASVNPPASSQKLGVAEEQRQAVPEGEGEESDRDGVGALAPMGQAELDPGELSPGDAPQGEDMLNAIRRGVKLKKTTTNDRSAPRIS, encoded by the exons gtggTACCAGAGAGATTGGGTCTGCTCTCACCAGGATGTGTATGAGGCACAGAAGTATAGAGTCCAAACTCCGGCAGTTCTCAAG TGCTTTAATTGACTGTCTGATAaacccacttcaagaacagatGGAAGAGTGGAAGAAAGTGGCCAATCAGCTGGATAAAGACCATGCAAAAG AGTACAAAAAAGCCCGTcaagagataaaaaagaaatcatctgACACACTGAAGCtacagaagaaagcaaagaaag GACGGGGTGACATTCAGCCCCAGTTGGATAGCGCTTTACAAGATGTCAATGATAAGTACATGCTGCTTGAAGAAACCGAGAAGCAAGCTGTGAGGAAGGCTCTGATCGAGGAGCGCGGGCGATTCTGTGCTTTCATCTCCATGCTGCGCCCTGTGATA gaagaAGAAATATCAATGCTAGGCGAAATAACCCATTTACAAACCATATCAGATGACCTGAAAAGTCTTACTATGGATCCACACAAATTGCCATCCTCAAGTGAACAG GTAATTTTAGATTTGAAAGGTTCTGATTACAGCTGGTCTTACCAGActcctccatcctctcccaGTACTACCATGTCCAGAAAATCTAGTGTTTGCAG CAGTCTGAACAGCGTTAACAGTAGTGATTCCCGGTCCAGTGGCTCGCACTCGCACTCACCTAGTTCACACTATCGCTATCGCAGCTCCAATCTGCCTCAGCAGGCACCCATGAGGCTGTCCAGTGTGTCCTCCCATGATTCTGGATTCATGTCCCAGGATGCTTTCCAGTCCAAATCGCCATCCCCCATGCCACCAGAAGCACCTAACCAG AATTCgtccagctctgcctcttcaGAAGCCTCTGAAACCTGCCAGTCAGTGAGCGAGTGCAGTTCCCCCACCTCAGTCAGCTCAGGCTCCACCATGGGGGCTTGGGCCTCCACAGATAAG TTGTCTAATGGGTTTTATCACTGTAGTTTATCAAGTGACCCATCCGTAGCTTCAGTTGGTGCAGGTCCTTTCCCTCATTTCCCGCCTGTCTCCCGCGCGTGGACTCGGGCTCCCTCAGCCCTCCTTCCAGACTACGTTCATTATTACACCATTGGGCCAGGCATGTTTCCATCATCTAAGATCCCTAGCTGGAAG GACTGGGCCAAACCAGGCCCATACGATCAGCCAATGGTGAACACACTGCAACGTCGCAAAGAAAAGCGCGAGCCAGATCTCAATGGAGGAGCTCAGAGCggaccccctgtgccccccgagGAGGCCCAGAGACCTCGGAGCATGACGGTCTCAGCTGCCACAAGG CAGGGTGAGGAGATGGAGGCCTGCGAGGAGCTGGCACTCGCTCTGTCCAGAGGGCTGCAGCTCGACACCCAGAGGAGCAGTCGGGATTCCTTGCAGTGCTCCAGTGGCTACAGCACCCAAACAACAACTCCATGCTGTTCAGAGGACACAATCCCATCTCAAG TTTCAGATTATGATTATTTCTCTGTGAGTGGTGACCAGGAGGCAGAACAACAAGAGTTTGACAAATCTTCCACCATCCCAAGAAACAGTGACATTAGCCAGTCCTATCGCAGAATGTTTCAAACCAAGCGTCCTGCTTCCACCGCAGGTCTGCCAACCACGCTTGGACCGGTCATCGCCACGCCCGGTGTCGCCACCATCCGACGGACGCCTTCCACCAAGCCTTCCGTCAGGCGCGGGACCATCGGAGGAGGGCCCATCCCCATCAAGACACCGGTGATTCCTGtcaaaacgccaactgtcccAGATATCCCGGGTGGGCTGCCTGGCACCCTTGCTGGGACAGAAGAGTGTCCTGAGCAAAGTCCGGAGTCTCCGGCAGCAGGAGATGGCAGCCAAGGTGTCACCAGCGTCCCCTCGTGGAGCGGACAAGCGTCTGTCAACCCTCCAGCGTCAAGCCAGAAACTGGGTGTTGCCGAGGAGCAGAGGCAAGCGGTTCCTGAGGGCGAGGGGGAAGAAAGCGACCGGGATGGGGTTGGTGCTCTGGCACCCATGGGCCAGGCGGAGCTGGATCCCGGggagctgagccctggggatGCTCCGCAGGGTGAGGATATGCTGAACGCCATTCGGCGCGGGGTCAAACTGAAGAAGACGACCACGAATGATCGCTCAGCACCTCGTATTTCCTAG
- the MTSS1 gene encoding protein MTSS 1 isoform X13 encodes MEAVIEKECSALGGLFQTIISDMKGSYPVWEDFINKAGKLQSQLRTTVVAAAAFLDAFQKVADMATNTRGGTREIGSALTRMCMRHRSIESKLRQFSSALIDCLINPLQEQMEEWKKVANQLDKDHAKEYKKARQEIKKKSSDTLKLQKKAKKGRGDIQPQLDSALQDVNDKYMLLEETEKQAVRKALIEERGRFCAFISMLRPVIEEEISMLGEITHLQTISDDLKSLTMDPHKLPSSSEQVILDLKGSDYSWSYQTPPSSPSTTMSRKSSVCSLNSVNSSDSRSSGSHSHSPSSHYRYRSSNLPQQAPMRLSSVSSHDSGFMSQDAFQSKSPSPMPPEAPNQNSSSSASSEASETCQSVSECSSPTSVSSGSTMGAWASTDKDWAKPGPYDQPMVNTLQRRKEKREPDLNGGAQSGPPVPPEEAQRPRSMTVSAATRQGEEMEACEELALALSRGLQLDTQRSSRDSLQCSSGYSTQTTTPCCSEDTIPSQVSDYDYFSVSGDQEAEQQEFDKSSTIPRNSDISQSYRRMFQTKRPASTAGLPTTLGPVIATPGVATIRRTPSTKPSVRRGTIGGGPIPIKTPVIPVKTPTVPDIPGGLPGTLAGTEECPEQSPESPAAGDGSQGVTSVPSWSGQASVNPPASSQKLGVAEEQRQAVPEGEGEESDRDGVGALAPMGQAELDPGELSPGDAPQGEDMLNAIRRGVKLKKTTTNDRSAPRIS; translated from the exons gtggTACCAGAGAGATTGGGTCTGCTCTCACCAGGATGTGTATGAGGCACAGAAGTATAGAGTCCAAACTCCGGCAGTTCTCAAG TGCTTTAATTGACTGTCTGATAaacccacttcaagaacagatGGAAGAGTGGAAGAAAGTGGCCAATCAGCTGGATAAAGACCATGCAAAAG AGTACAAAAAAGCCCGTcaagagataaaaaagaaatcatctgACACACTGAAGCtacagaagaaagcaaagaaag GACGGGGTGACATTCAGCCCCAGTTGGATAGCGCTTTACAAGATGTCAATGATAAGTACATGCTGCTTGAAGAAACCGAGAAGCAAGCTGTGAGGAAGGCTCTGATCGAGGAGCGCGGGCGATTCTGTGCTTTCATCTCCATGCTGCGCCCTGTGATA gaagaAGAAATATCAATGCTAGGCGAAATAACCCATTTACAAACCATATCAGATGACCTGAAAAGTCTTACTATGGATCCACACAAATTGCCATCCTCAAGTGAACAG GTAATTTTAGATTTGAAAGGTTCTGATTACAGCTGGTCTTACCAGActcctccatcctctcccaGTACTACCATGTCCAGAAAATCTAGTGTTTGCAG TCTGAACAGCGTTAACAGTAGTGATTCCCGGTCCAGTGGCTCGCACTCGCACTCACCTAGTTCACACTATCGCTATCGCAGCTCCAATCTGCCTCAGCAGGCACCCATGAGGCTGTCCAGTGTGTCCTCCCATGATTCTGGATTCATGTCCCAGGATGCTTTCCAGTCCAAATCGCCATCCCCCATGCCACCAGAAGCACCTAACCAG AATTCgtccagctctgcctcttcaGAAGCCTCTGAAACCTGCCAGTCAGTGAGCGAGTGCAGTTCCCCCACCTCAGTCAGCTCAGGCTCCACCATGGGGGCTTGGGCCTCCACAGATAAG GACTGGGCCAAACCAGGCCCATACGATCAGCCAATGGTGAACACACTGCAACGTCGCAAAGAAAAGCGCGAGCCAGATCTCAATGGAGGAGCTCAGAGCggaccccctgtgccccccgagGAGGCCCAGAGACCTCGGAGCATGACGGTCTCAGCTGCCACAAGG CAGGGTGAGGAGATGGAGGCCTGCGAGGAGCTGGCACTCGCTCTGTCCAGAGGGCTGCAGCTCGACACCCAGAGGAGCAGTCGGGATTCCTTGCAGTGCTCCAGTGGCTACAGCACCCAAACAACAACTCCATGCTGTTCAGAGGACACAATCCCATCTCAAG TTTCAGATTATGATTATTTCTCTGTGAGTGGTGACCAGGAGGCAGAACAACAAGAGTTTGACAAATCTTCCACCATCCCAAGAAACAGTGACATTAGCCAGTCCTATCGCAGAATGTTTCAAACCAAGCGTCCTGCTTCCACCGCAGGTCTGCCAACCACGCTTGGACCGGTCATCGCCACGCCCGGTGTCGCCACCATCCGACGGACGCCTTCCACCAAGCCTTCCGTCAGGCGCGGGACCATCGGAGGAGGGCCCATCCCCATCAAGACACCGGTGATTCCTGtcaaaacgccaactgtcccAGATATCCCGGGTGGGCTGCCTGGCACCCTTGCTGGGACAGAAGAGTGTCCTGAGCAAAGTCCGGAGTCTCCGGCAGCAGGAGATGGCAGCCAAGGTGTCACCAGCGTCCCCTCGTGGAGCGGACAAGCGTCTGTCAACCCTCCAGCGTCAAGCCAGAAACTGGGTGTTGCCGAGGAGCAGAGGCAAGCGGTTCCTGAGGGCGAGGGGGAAGAAAGCGACCGGGATGGGGTTGGTGCTCTGGCACCCATGGGCCAGGCGGAGCTGGATCCCGGggagctgagccctggggatGCTCCGCAGGGTGAGGATATGCTGAACGCCATTCGGCGCGGGGTCAAACTGAAGAAGACGACCACGAATGATCGCTCAGCACCTCGTATTTCCTAG
- the MTSS1 gene encoding protein MTSS 1 isoform X17, whose product MEAVIEKECSALGGLFQTIISDMKGSYPVWEDFINKAGKLQSQLRTTVVAAAAFLDAFQKVADMATNTRGGTREIGSALTRMCMRHRSIESKLRQFSSALIDCLINPLQEQMEEWKKVANQLDKDHAKEYKKARQEIKKKSSDTLKLQKKAKKGRGDIQPQLDSALQDVNDKYMLLEETEKQAVRKALIEERGRFCAFISMLRPVIEEEISMLGEITHLQTISDDLKSLTMDPHKLPSSSEQVILDLKGSDYSWSYQTPPSSPSTTMSRKSSVCSSLNSVNSSDSRSSGSHSHSPSSHYRYRSSNLPQQAPMRLSSVSSHDSGFMSQDAFQSKSPSPMPPEAPNQLSNGFYHCSLSSDPSVASVGAGPFPHFPPVSRAWTRAPSALLPDYVHYYTIGPGMFPSSKIPSWKDWAKPGPYDQPMVNTLQRRKEKREPDLNGGAQSGPPVPPEEAQRPRSMTVSAATRQGEEMEACEELALALSRGLQLDTQRSSRDSLQCSSGYSTQTTTPCCSEDTIPSQGLPTTLGPVIATPGVATIRRTPSTKPSVRRGTIGGGPIPIKTPVIPVKTPTVPDIPGGLPGTLAGTEECPEQSPESPAAGDGSQGVTSVPSWSGQASVNPPASSQKLGVAEEQRQAVPEGEGEESDRDGVGALAPMGQAELDPGELSPGDAPQGEDMLNAIRRGVKLKKTTTNDRSAPRIS is encoded by the exons gtggTACCAGAGAGATTGGGTCTGCTCTCACCAGGATGTGTATGAGGCACAGAAGTATAGAGTCCAAACTCCGGCAGTTCTCAAG TGCTTTAATTGACTGTCTGATAaacccacttcaagaacagatGGAAGAGTGGAAGAAAGTGGCCAATCAGCTGGATAAAGACCATGCAAAAG AGTACAAAAAAGCCCGTcaagagataaaaaagaaatcatctgACACACTGAAGCtacagaagaaagcaaagaaag GACGGGGTGACATTCAGCCCCAGTTGGATAGCGCTTTACAAGATGTCAATGATAAGTACATGCTGCTTGAAGAAACCGAGAAGCAAGCTGTGAGGAAGGCTCTGATCGAGGAGCGCGGGCGATTCTGTGCTTTCATCTCCATGCTGCGCCCTGTGATA gaagaAGAAATATCAATGCTAGGCGAAATAACCCATTTACAAACCATATCAGATGACCTGAAAAGTCTTACTATGGATCCACACAAATTGCCATCCTCAAGTGAACAG GTAATTTTAGATTTGAAAGGTTCTGATTACAGCTGGTCTTACCAGActcctccatcctctcccaGTACTACCATGTCCAGAAAATCTAGTGTTTGCAG CAGTCTGAACAGCGTTAACAGTAGTGATTCCCGGTCCAGTGGCTCGCACTCGCACTCACCTAGTTCACACTATCGCTATCGCAGCTCCAATCTGCCTCAGCAGGCACCCATGAGGCTGTCCAGTGTGTCCTCCCATGATTCTGGATTCATGTCCCAGGATGCTTTCCAGTCCAAATCGCCATCCCCCATGCCACCAGAAGCACCTAACCAG TTGTCTAATGGGTTTTATCACTGTAGTTTATCAAGTGACCCATCCGTAGCTTCAGTTGGTGCAGGTCCTTTCCCTCATTTCCCGCCTGTCTCCCGCGCGTGGACTCGGGCTCCCTCAGCCCTCCTTCCAGACTACGTTCATTATTACACCATTGGGCCAGGCATGTTTCCATCATCTAAGATCCCTAGCTGGAAG GACTGGGCCAAACCAGGCCCATACGATCAGCCAATGGTGAACACACTGCAACGTCGCAAAGAAAAGCGCGAGCCAGATCTCAATGGAGGAGCTCAGAGCggaccccctgtgccccccgagGAGGCCCAGAGACCTCGGAGCATGACGGTCTCAGCTGCCACAAGG CAGGGTGAGGAGATGGAGGCCTGCGAGGAGCTGGCACTCGCTCTGTCCAGAGGGCTGCAGCTCGACACCCAGAGGAGCAGTCGGGATTCCTTGCAGTGCTCCAGTGGCTACAGCACCCAAACAACAACTCCATGCTGTTCAGAGGACACAATCCCATCTCAAG GTCTGCCAACCACGCTTGGACCGGTCATCGCCACGCCCGGTGTCGCCACCATCCGACGGACGCCTTCCACCAAGCCTTCCGTCAGGCGCGGGACCATCGGAGGAGGGCCCATCCCCATCAAGACACCGGTGATTCCTGtcaaaacgccaactgtcccAGATATCCCGGGTGGGCTGCCTGGCACCCTTGCTGGGACAGAAGAGTGTCCTGAGCAAAGTCCGGAGTCTCCGGCAGCAGGAGATGGCAGCCAAGGTGTCACCAGCGTCCCCTCGTGGAGCGGACAAGCGTCTGTCAACCCTCCAGCGTCAAGCCAGAAACTGGGTGTTGCCGAGGAGCAGAGGCAAGCGGTTCCTGAGGGCGAGGGGGAAGAAAGCGACCGGGATGGGGTTGGTGCTCTGGCACCCATGGGCCAGGCGGAGCTGGATCCCGGggagctgagccctggggatGCTCCGCAGGGTGAGGATATGCTGAACGCCATTCGGCGCGGGGTCAAACTGAAGAAGACGACCACGAATGATCGCTCAGCACCTCGTATTTCCTAG
- the MTSS1 gene encoding protein MTSS 1 isoform X15, whose amino-acid sequence MEAVIEKECSALGGLFQTIISDMKGSYPVWEDFINKAGKLQSQLRTTVVAAAAFLDAFQKVADMATNTRGGTREIGSALTRMCMRHRSIESKLRQFSSALIDCLINPLQEQMEEWKKVANQLDKDHAKEYKKARQEIKKKSSDTLKLQKKAKKGRGDIQPQLDSALQDVNDKYMLLEETEKQAVRKALIEERGRFCAFISMLRPVIEEEISMLGEITHLQTISDDLKSLTMDPHKLPSSSEQVILDLKGSDYSWSYQTPPSSPSTTMSRKSSVCSSLNSVNSSDSRSSGSHSHSPSSHYRYRSSNLPQQAPMRLSSVSSHDSGFMSQDAFQSKSPSPMPPEAPNQDWAKPGPYDQPMVNTLQRRKEKREPDLNGGAQSGPPVPPEEAQRPRSMTVSAATRQGEEMEACEELALALSRGLQLDTQRSSRDSLQCSSGYSTQTTTPCCSEDTIPSQVSDYDYFSVSGDQEAEQQEFDKSSTIPRNSDISQSYRRMFQTKRPASTAGLPTTLGPVIATPGVATIRRTPSTKPSVRRGTIGGGPIPIKTPVIPVKTPTVPDIPGGLPGTLAGTEECPEQSPESPAAGDGSQGVTSVPSWSGQASVNPPASSQKLGVAEEQRQAVPEGEGEESDRDGVGALAPMGQAELDPGELSPGDAPQGEDMLNAIRRGVKLKKTTTNDRSAPRIS is encoded by the exons gtggTACCAGAGAGATTGGGTCTGCTCTCACCAGGATGTGTATGAGGCACAGAAGTATAGAGTCCAAACTCCGGCAGTTCTCAAG TGCTTTAATTGACTGTCTGATAaacccacttcaagaacagatGGAAGAGTGGAAGAAAGTGGCCAATCAGCTGGATAAAGACCATGCAAAAG AGTACAAAAAAGCCCGTcaagagataaaaaagaaatcatctgACACACTGAAGCtacagaagaaagcaaagaaag GACGGGGTGACATTCAGCCCCAGTTGGATAGCGCTTTACAAGATGTCAATGATAAGTACATGCTGCTTGAAGAAACCGAGAAGCAAGCTGTGAGGAAGGCTCTGATCGAGGAGCGCGGGCGATTCTGTGCTTTCATCTCCATGCTGCGCCCTGTGATA gaagaAGAAATATCAATGCTAGGCGAAATAACCCATTTACAAACCATATCAGATGACCTGAAAAGTCTTACTATGGATCCACACAAATTGCCATCCTCAAGTGAACAG GTAATTTTAGATTTGAAAGGTTCTGATTACAGCTGGTCTTACCAGActcctccatcctctcccaGTACTACCATGTCCAGAAAATCTAGTGTTTGCAG CAGTCTGAACAGCGTTAACAGTAGTGATTCCCGGTCCAGTGGCTCGCACTCGCACTCACCTAGTTCACACTATCGCTATCGCAGCTCCAATCTGCCTCAGCAGGCACCCATGAGGCTGTCCAGTGTGTCCTCCCATGATTCTGGATTCATGTCCCAGGATGCTTTCCAGTCCAAATCGCCATCCCCCATGCCACCAGAAGCACCTAACCAG GACTGGGCCAAACCAGGCCCATACGATCAGCCAATGGTGAACACACTGCAACGTCGCAAAGAAAAGCGCGAGCCAGATCTCAATGGAGGAGCTCAGAGCggaccccctgtgccccccgagGAGGCCCAGAGACCTCGGAGCATGACGGTCTCAGCTGCCACAAGG CAGGGTGAGGAGATGGAGGCCTGCGAGGAGCTGGCACTCGCTCTGTCCAGAGGGCTGCAGCTCGACACCCAGAGGAGCAGTCGGGATTCCTTGCAGTGCTCCAGTGGCTACAGCACCCAAACAACAACTCCATGCTGTTCAGAGGACACAATCCCATCTCAAG TTTCAGATTATGATTATTTCTCTGTGAGTGGTGACCAGGAGGCAGAACAACAAGAGTTTGACAAATCTTCCACCATCCCAAGAAACAGTGACATTAGCCAGTCCTATCGCAGAATGTTTCAAACCAAGCGTCCTGCTTCCACCGCAGGTCTGCCAACCACGCTTGGACCGGTCATCGCCACGCCCGGTGTCGCCACCATCCGACGGACGCCTTCCACCAAGCCTTCCGTCAGGCGCGGGACCATCGGAGGAGGGCCCATCCCCATCAAGACACCGGTGATTCCTGtcaaaacgccaactgtcccAGATATCCCGGGTGGGCTGCCTGGCACCCTTGCTGGGACAGAAGAGTGTCCTGAGCAAAGTCCGGAGTCTCCGGCAGCAGGAGATGGCAGCCAAGGTGTCACCAGCGTCCCCTCGTGGAGCGGACAAGCGTCTGTCAACCCTCCAGCGTCAAGCCAGAAACTGGGTGTTGCCGAGGAGCAGAGGCAAGCGGTTCCTGAGGGCGAGGGGGAAGAAAGCGACCGGGATGGGGTTGGTGCTCTGGCACCCATGGGCCAGGCGGAGCTGGATCCCGGggagctgagccctggggatGCTCCGCAGGGTGAGGATATGCTGAACGCCATTCGGCGCGGGGTCAAACTGAAGAAGACGACCACGAATGATCGCTCAGCACCTCGTATTTCCTAG
- the MTSS1 gene encoding protein MTSS 1 isoform X12 — protein MEAVIEKECSALGGLFQTIISDMKGSYPVWEDFINKAGKLQSQLRTTVVAAAAFLDAFQKVADMATNTRGGTREIGSALTRMCMRHRSIESKLRQFSSALIDCLINPLQEQMEEWKKVANQLDKDHAKEYKKARQEIKKKSSDTLKLQKKAKKGRGDIQPQLDSALQDVNDKYMLLEETEKQAVRKALIEERGRFCAFISMLRPVIEEEISMLGEITHLQTISDDLKSLTMDPHKLPSSSEQVILDLKGSDYSWSYQTPPSSPSTTMSRKSSVCSSLNSVNSSDSRSSGSHSHSPSSHYRYRSSNLPQQAPMRLSSVSSHDSGFMSQDAFQSKSPSPMPPEAPNQNSSSSASSEASETCQSVSECSSPTSVSSGSTMGAWASTDKDWAKPGPYDQPMVNTLQRRKEKREPDLNGGAQSGPPVPPEEAQRPRSMTVSAATRQGEEMEACEELALALSRGLQLDTQRSSRDSLQCSSGYSTQTTTPCCSEDTIPSQVSDYDYFSVSGDQEAEQQEFDKSSTIPRNSDISQSYRRMFQTKRPASTAGLPTTLGPVIATPGVATIRRTPSTKPSVRRGTIGGGPIPIKTPVIPVKTPTVPDIPGGLPGTLAGTEECPEQSPESPAAGDGSQGVTSVPSWSGQASVNPPASSQKLGVAEEQRQAVPEGEGEESDRDGVGALAPMGQAELDPGELSPGDAPQGEDMLNAIRRGVKLKKTTTNDRSAPRIS, from the exons gtggTACCAGAGAGATTGGGTCTGCTCTCACCAGGATGTGTATGAGGCACAGAAGTATAGAGTCCAAACTCCGGCAGTTCTCAAG TGCTTTAATTGACTGTCTGATAaacccacttcaagaacagatGGAAGAGTGGAAGAAAGTGGCCAATCAGCTGGATAAAGACCATGCAAAAG AGTACAAAAAAGCCCGTcaagagataaaaaagaaatcatctgACACACTGAAGCtacagaagaaagcaaagaaag GACGGGGTGACATTCAGCCCCAGTTGGATAGCGCTTTACAAGATGTCAATGATAAGTACATGCTGCTTGAAGAAACCGAGAAGCAAGCTGTGAGGAAGGCTCTGATCGAGGAGCGCGGGCGATTCTGTGCTTTCATCTCCATGCTGCGCCCTGTGATA gaagaAGAAATATCAATGCTAGGCGAAATAACCCATTTACAAACCATATCAGATGACCTGAAAAGTCTTACTATGGATCCACACAAATTGCCATCCTCAAGTGAACAG GTAATTTTAGATTTGAAAGGTTCTGATTACAGCTGGTCTTACCAGActcctccatcctctcccaGTACTACCATGTCCAGAAAATCTAGTGTTTGCAG CAGTCTGAACAGCGTTAACAGTAGTGATTCCCGGTCCAGTGGCTCGCACTCGCACTCACCTAGTTCACACTATCGCTATCGCAGCTCCAATCTGCCTCAGCAGGCACCCATGAGGCTGTCCAGTGTGTCCTCCCATGATTCTGGATTCATGTCCCAGGATGCTTTCCAGTCCAAATCGCCATCCCCCATGCCACCAGAAGCACCTAACCAG AATTCgtccagctctgcctcttcaGAAGCCTCTGAAACCTGCCAGTCAGTGAGCGAGTGCAGTTCCCCCACCTCAGTCAGCTCAGGCTCCACCATGGGGGCTTGGGCCTCCACAGATAAG GACTGGGCCAAACCAGGCCCATACGATCAGCCAATGGTGAACACACTGCAACGTCGCAAAGAAAAGCGCGAGCCAGATCTCAATGGAGGAGCTCAGAGCggaccccctgtgccccccgagGAGGCCCAGAGACCTCGGAGCATGACGGTCTCAGCTGCCACAAGG CAGGGTGAGGAGATGGAGGCCTGCGAGGAGCTGGCACTCGCTCTGTCCAGAGGGCTGCAGCTCGACACCCAGAGGAGCAGTCGGGATTCCTTGCAGTGCTCCAGTGGCTACAGCACCCAAACAACAACTCCATGCTGTTCAGAGGACACAATCCCATCTCAAG TTTCAGATTATGATTATTTCTCTGTGAGTGGTGACCAGGAGGCAGAACAACAAGAGTTTGACAAATCTTCCACCATCCCAAGAAACAGTGACATTAGCCAGTCCTATCGCAGAATGTTTCAAACCAAGCGTCCTGCTTCCACCGCAGGTCTGCCAACCACGCTTGGACCGGTCATCGCCACGCCCGGTGTCGCCACCATCCGACGGACGCCTTCCACCAAGCCTTCCGTCAGGCGCGGGACCATCGGAGGAGGGCCCATCCCCATCAAGACACCGGTGATTCCTGtcaaaacgccaactgtcccAGATATCCCGGGTGGGCTGCCTGGCACCCTTGCTGGGACAGAAGAGTGTCCTGAGCAAAGTCCGGAGTCTCCGGCAGCAGGAGATGGCAGCCAAGGTGTCACCAGCGTCCCCTCGTGGAGCGGACAAGCGTCTGTCAACCCTCCAGCGTCAAGCCAGAAACTGGGTGTTGCCGAGGAGCAGAGGCAAGCGGTTCCTGAGGGCGAGGGGGAAGAAAGCGACCGGGATGGGGTTGGTGCTCTGGCACCCATGGGCCAGGCGGAGCTGGATCCCGGggagctgagccctggggatGCTCCGCAGGGTGAGGATATGCTGAACGCCATTCGGCGCGGGGTCAAACTGAAGAAGACGACCACGAATGATCGCTCAGCACCTCGTATTTCCTAG